The Symphalangus syndactylus isolate Jambi chromosome 1, NHGRI_mSymSyn1-v2.1_pri, whole genome shotgun sequence DNA segment TCAGCTCCTGTATGTTCCTCACAATACACTCACAGACGAGCTCCACACCCACATTTCAGATGAGGAATCCCGGCTAAGGAGGGATGAACCACCCAcggttccctctctctctctgtccctgtgcCTGGCTCCATCAACCTCACAGGACCGCCTCATGTCGCAGGCACTGATTTTCGTGCCTCTGCCCATCCCAGCCACCTGACCAGCTCAGAATGTCACCATTATTGTTCTCCCAATTTTAAAGGTGAAATGGAAACTCAGAGAACTTAAGTAAATGTCACAAGAGTCATCAAATACGTAGTAGAACTCAAGCCATAACCCGTGTCTTCAGGCCCCACGCCCCACGGTCCTTCCACGGCTCTGGGGATCTTTGTTCACATTCCAAGCACCCTACTGCACTCCACAGCAGCCAAAGACGCTTCCCACCTTAAAGACGGAGATTCCGGCTCCTTCTATTCCCGGATTCTCTCGTGGGCAGGTGGGGGCCTGGTGTGCACTCTCAGGAGCCCGTGCATGTTCACCCTGGGAAGGCCTCAGCCATCCCCTCACAGGACTGCAGCCTGGGGCCTCCAAGTGGGCACCCCAGCCCCTCTGTGTCTGCACCTCCCACTCCCAGGCAGGGGCTGTGATCCCGCTTTCTGCAGCCCTGCCTGTGGCTGCTCTGCTGCGTCTCCGGAGGTTGCCTGCAGAGGTTTCTGAACAGAAAGGATCGGCCTCCTTAGCACAGATGTCCTTTACCTCATACCTTGGTCTCATCCTCACACTATTCCTCGGGGCCTAAGGCAGAGGCCTGGGAGTTTCTGCCGTTTTCTCTCGCGTTCTCTGCCCTCTCCTTGGCCTCTGCGGCAATGACAGCCGAGACCTGGGCTCCCTCTGGCTCCCGTGGCTCCTGTGCTGAGACACACAGGGCTGCCACGTTGGCTGGCCATGCCCACGCCACCTCACAGCCAGGCCACAGCCCCCCACAAGCTGAGCTACACAGGGCTGCCATGCCGGCTGGTCACCCCCAGGTCACACTCTGGCTTCTGagcaggaggccagtgtggccacCCAAGCCTCTTTCTTGCAGCCAGGAATAAGGAACCACTTCTGCAGGGAGCAGGGGAGGCCCTTGTAGGCTGGGTCTGGCCCAGATCCCTTCCCTACCCCGCCGTGTGCTCCACACAAACCGTGCATCCACTACAGCCTGCTCAGGGTCCAGGCCTGGTCTTTCTTCTTCACTTCTGCCCTCTCGAGAACTTGGATCCATCCTCAAACTCTctatgggcaacatagtgagaccttgtctctacaaaaaaaatttaaaaatcagccaggcatggtggcgcatacctgtagtcctagctactcagagacgaaggcaggaggatggcttaagcccggGAGTTCAGGGCTGTAGTGAGCCTTCGAAGGGTCTCTGccaccattatactccagcctgggcaacagagacagaccccgtctcaatttaaaaggaaaacacgCTGAGTCTGACTTGTCACTGGGCTTTGTGGCCTTCCCAGGCTCGTGTAGGACCTGCAGCTCGCACTGCATGTTTGATGTGCTAAGTCAGGAAGTGCGGTGCCCCTCCTTCACAGTGCACGGCAGGGCCTCAGCAGATCTGTGTGGAAGGAGTGGTTGTCTGAGACACAAGGCCAGAGGGTCCCGATATGAGAGTAAGAACCGCTGAACTACCCTCAGCTCCAACTTGGATCAGCACTGCAGAAAGGCCGGGATGGACACCTCCTGTCTCCCCTACCCCAGGCACCTGTCACCTCCTCACAGAGTCACCAAAAGGCAGGACACTGAACTTGGAGGCATCCGTAGAGTCGGTCCCACTCTTTCACTTTcagtaagagaaaaatgaggcctaGACAGGGAACACACACCTTAGGACACAGAGCACAGACGCAGACAACACCAGATTCCCCTGATAGTGGGAGATGGAGGAGAAGACCCTGTCCCATCCCAGCTCCACCTGGCACCTGGCGAGGCAGCTGGGCAAGATGAGGCCCCCGCCTTCCAAGGGTATTCTCTCCCGCATTTCCTCCGGCTCCTCCATCCCCAAGCAACTCCAGGGATCTGTGTGGAGAAAGATTGCTGTCTCTGATAAATGCACCCCACCATCCACAGAGCTGAGGGTCTCTCCACTGTGTTGTTTTCGGCTTTGAAAATCATGCGACATTCTAAAAAATTCCATTTACTGGCATCTCTTTAAAGAAGCCTCTCTCATAGTCATGAGGAAAAATaggcttcttaaaaaaatttttttggagaaagCCAGTGACAATTAGAtccaattttaaaacaatagagATGATGAAAAACTTACAACGTCACTTTTGTTTTGATCTTAATGTGGTGAAATATGGGCATGTTTTTGAATCGATAAGAAACAGCGTGCCCATCATGGTGGTAATAACTACAGAGGACTCACAGCTGCCTCTCGGCCCGTGGTAAGCGCATCCTGTGTTGAGCACACACAGCAAGAACGATATGAAGTCTAACAAGCACTTCCTGGTCTATATGTGGACAGCTGCCCCACCTGATACACCAGAGATCCTTTCTAAATGATAGCATTTTCCCAGGACGACAGCAAGACAGGCAGCAGCCCGTCAGGCGAGCGAGGGAGGCTTGAGGAGCATCCTCAAGAGAAGGTCTTAAGAAGAGTGCCACAGCTGCAGGGTACCACATGTCGTAGATGTGCGGGGCCTTCACGCAGGAGGCCACCATGCCAAGACCTCTGTACACAGAGACAGGCCCCGCCACCAGCTCTGAGGCCTGAGGAAAGTTCACACGTAAGCCTAGGCCTTTAGAAAAGTCAGTATTGATCACCCATTGACGTCATGCGGTGAGTTTTGTGAAAATGGTCCACGGTGGCGAAACGATGGGACAGCACCTTCTCCTACACTGCTGGAAACACTCTCCTGGTCACCgctttattttattcaaaagtcGTGAAAAAGTTGACTAAATGATCTCTCTTACCCAACTTCCCAGGCATCTGCAGAGCATTCCCTTAAACAGTagctccctgccacctccacgCTGTACCCTAAGTGCTCAACAgcaaccaaaaaaccaaaacaaaaagagaagaccTTGCATTCAGCTTGCAACCAGGCTCCAGCTTCCAACCAGGCTCCAGCTCGGACCCATGGAGAGGCAGCTGCGCTTCCTTTCCTCCCTAGGCATTAGGTTCTTAAAAGACAAGCCACCATCTCCCAGGGGAGGCAATGCAATCAGAGGTCCCACTTAACAGCAAATGTCCCTCCCAAGTTTTACACACCCATCAGCTCCTGCACTTTGCATTTTCCAATGTGGAAGCATGTGTGGCCACCTTCGAATAGGGTCCCCTTaggttcccttctctttcttaatAGGAGCAGTCAAGGCTGCTTGCTCTGGCCCTCTGGGCTCTGCTGACTGGGCCACACAGACTCCTACAGAGTCTCATTCTCTTCAGAGACCCTCGTCATAAACCGACTGTGACTCAGCGATGCACGGTACACAGTGTTCTGTTCTACTCAGTCAGAACAAACCGGCAGCTCAACCCACATCGTGCTCCCCGAGCTAATTTCCAGCAGGCTGGAGACGGGTCCCACTGGGCAGGGTCCTCAGTCATTTTAATGAACTTCCTACTCTGACTCTTAGAATGTTCCCAGTTTCCTAGAAACAGTCATTGTTAAACGTCCCCACTCTTAGGCAGCTCTCCAATTTTCATTAAGCAAATATGAACAATAATcaatagacattttaataataaccaCATAAAAAGCACATAAATGCTCATACTTCCTGAAAAACACAAAGCCAACCCAGAGGTTTATGTGGAATTCCACCCAGTATCCAACAAACGGAAGCACTGTGCTTTGAGGGAAGCTCTGAAACTAGAGCAGGACGCACGGCTCTTGTGCTGCTGGGGTGTAGAGATCTTGTGAAGGACGCACACTTAGACATGACGGATGACAGAGCACAACTGAGGCACACCTGGCCCTGAAACATGGAATTCAGTGGAGGAGTCTGCAGATGCAACAGAGCCACACCACCCAAGAGAAATACAGTGTGAGCACATGTGCAATTTATGGTTTTACTAACTGTATTAAAACCGTAAGAAACAGGtgagattaattttaatatattttatttaatccaacaTATGCAAAATATCACTTCCACATgcaatcaacataaaaaaattaataagctaCTTCACGTGTGTTTTCATACCAAGTCTTCAAAATCCGGCATGTAAAACGTTTTACATGGGCAGGCCCTCTGGACTCAGGAGCCGGGCATCCTGGGCTCACGACCGCATGTGGTTGGCAGCTGACACACGGATGGTACAGCGAGGACTCCCAAGCACAGCTTTGGGTCCAAGGCAAAGAGCATATCTCTGAGCCCTAGACCCACACCAGGAAGGAAGAGAGACACCCCCATGATGGAGTCGCTCAGAGACGGTGTTTCCAACACTCCCGAGGGGCAGCCGCCTCAGCGTCTCCTGCAGGAACGGCAGCAGGCCCTCTGCAAGCATGTGGGGTTTAACGGCCACTTACACAGCTCGCGGTACATGGGTCTGCCAGGCTGAGGTACCGTGCCCTTCCCAGTGCCAACAGAACCCGAGTAATATACGATCTTACAAATCACTCTCAGACGGTTTGGAAACGTtgaagagacagaaaggagactaTGGGAACGCCGGATACTCTTTAGACTTtaaagaggcagagctgggggaaAGTTCTATCTTTGGACAGCAAATCACTCTTTCCTTCTGTTGCTCTTACAGCCAGGAACACGTGTGCGTCTGATCTGTTCTTCTTCAGACAGAATAGCCTTGAACTGAAGAAAAGGTGGGTACTCTGGTTCCCTAAATGTTCCATCTCCCCGAGAGCAGACACGGGGCTGGGGTCCACCGCCTCACTGACCTCATGAGGACGAGCGAGGGTGAAGCAGGATGAGTCTCCGCATCTGCGCCCAGTGCCCGCTCTGCCTCCACCCTCCCCACCACAAGCCAGGAATAACCACGCCACACGCCTCGCAGGAGTGAGCACTCGCTTCCTGTCCGCCCCCTGGGATGCGCAGCTGACTCAGAGCCACCCCAAGTAGGGATGGGCAGAAACCAAGGCAAGAATCGAAGTGGCGGCCTGTTTCAAGCAGGTCCCACTCAATGGAGCTGGAAATAGATCGACTCCGACAGGCTGCCATTCCCGCTAAGTGGGATGAGAACAAAGAGCCAGGTGTCTGCACAGCAGGTTCTGCCCTCACCCTCCCCTCGTGCCCACGGCCAGGTGTCTCCACAGCAGGCTCTGCCCTCACCCTCCCCTCATGCCCATGGCCAGGTGTCTGCACAGCAGGTTCTGCCCTCACCCTCCCCTCGTGCCCACGGCCAGGTGTCTCCACAGCAGGCTCTGCCCTCACCCTCCCCTCATGCCCATGGCCAGGTGTCTGCACAGCAGGTTCTGTCCTCACCCTCCCCTCGTGCCCACGGCCAGGTGTCTCCACAGCAGGCTCTGCCCTCACCCTCCCCTCATGCCCATGGCCAGGTGTCCGCACAGCAGGCTCTGCCCTCACTGCCGGGCCCACGGCCAGGTGTCTCCACAGCAGGCTCTGCCCTCACCCTCCCCTCGTGCCCACGGCCAGGTGTCTCCACAGCAGGTTCTGTCCTCACCCTCCCCTCGTGCCCACAGCCAGGTGTCTCCACAGCAGGCTCTGCCCTGACCCTCCCCTCATGCCCACGACCAGGTGTCTCCACAGCAGGATCTGTCCTCACCCTCCCCTCGTGCCCACGGCCAGGTGTCTCCACAGCAGGCTCTGCCCTCACCCTCCCCTCATGCCCACGGCCAGGTGTCTCCACAGCAGGATCTGCCCTCACCCTCCCCTCGTGCCCACAGCCAGGTGTCTCCACAGCAGGTTCTGTCCTCACCCTCCCCTCGTGCCCACAGCCAGGTGTCTCCACAGCAGGCTCTGCCCTGACCCTCCCCTCATGCCCACGACCAGGTGTCTCCACAGCAGGATCTGTCCTCACCCTCCCCTCGTGCCCACGGCCAGGTGTCTCCACAGCAGGCTCTGCCCTCACCCTCCCCTCATGCCCACGGCCAAGTGTCTCCACAGCAGGATCTGCCCTCACCCTCCCCTCGTGCCCACGGCCAGGTGTCTCCACAGCAGGCTCTGCCGTCATCCTCCCCTCATGCCCACGGCCACGTGTCCGCACAGCAGGCTCTGCCGTCACCCCCGGGCCCATGGCCAGGGCCACCAGCTGTTCCAGGACAGAGGGCTCCCTAACCCACAGAAGGATCAGGGGTCAAGGAAGCAGCGGACGTGGCAAAGAGGATCTCACCCTAGAGAGACCTGAATTCCCATCACGACCCGACCGCCTCATAAGCCAAAGCTTCCTTGTCTGAAAGAAACAGACAACAGCTGCCACTGTGCAGGGCTCTGCAGGAACGGATGGGGACAGGAGCGGAAGGTACCCTTATAGACCAGTCCACAGGAGCTCCAGGAAATATTACTTCCTTCCCACATATCcttacaggaaagaagaaaaaaccctAACCATATATTTCCAATATTCTTTATCTTTGCCCAAAGCAGTCTAAGAACCTACAAAAAGATCGAGGGGAAGGGGGGAAGTTATGTTTTGAATCAAGAATGCAAAATGCTGACTGATCTTTTTCAAACTGTTGGTTATCAATATTTCTTCatcttaagaaatttttttaatttttcattttgaaataatttcaaacatatagaaaagttgcaaaagcAGTACAGGGAATTCCTACATACTCTTTACCCTGATTTCCCAAAACCTGACATTTTATGTTTActattctttctctgtctttcacgTAACTTTTTTTCAGAGCCACTTGACACTACATTGCAGGCATAATAGCCCTTCACATAATAAATGATTCATTGTGTGTTTACTAAAACCAATGGCGTTTTCATAATAATCACAGTACGATCAACAAAATCTTGAAATACTAGTATTTCACTGACAAACCTTATTCACATTTTGCCAATTGTTCCACTCCTGTGTTTTataggaaatggaaaaaaaaactcagcacAAAACCACATGTTGCACTTGTCACATCTCTAGTTTTATTTAACCTGGAACCATTTATCagtctttctccatctctcctgAGAATTTTTCCCTTTAGAAATCATAAGAAGAAAAGAACTGGATCATGAGTCCCTCCTATGAATTATTCACAGTGTGTGAAAATCCAAAGGTTATGAACTTCAGAGAACATTTGGTAGCCTTTTCTATTTCAGAACACACGTGGCTGCTGGACTGCATGTGTGTTTATCGACTTTGCTCAGGAAAATGTCTAGAGGCCAAAGGTGAGAGGGAAAAGGTGAAAAGGAAAAGATTTGTTGACAAAAACATCAGACACTTGCTCTTCCTCCAAGATCCCAGCAAACTCACAGGAATGTCACAAGGTCTTAGAGTACATGTTTGTGCTGCAATACTTCCTAGAAGGGAATATTTCCACTGATAACAGAACATTcctcaaataaaagaaagattaCCAAATAAAACCTGCGAAAGGCAAACATTCCCCTGTTTCCTTCCAGCCATGGGGACCAAACATCCCCTTGGTTACTCCTCTTGAGAAGACAGAGGCCAAACGAATTCCAGCGAAAGGACTCAAAACTGCAGGTTTTACATACATTATGTTGTTTCATTGAGAGTCCAAAAAATGAAGATCAAGGCTGTCATAAGACTCcagagatttttaaagaaaaaccaaatggGGCCCTTTTTCCTGTGCCAACACCCACCACCGTGTTTCAGCAGCCCAGTAAGAAGGGCAGGGAGTCAGGGTGTGGCCACCAGGACGACGGGAAGGGCTTTAATCAGAAACTCTGAATGGGCTGGCAAGGGCTCCAGAGAACAAATGAAATTCCAGTGGAAGCAAGGAACCCACCAAGCTTCCCAGGAGCCAAATGTCCCAGCTCTCACTGCAGGAAGAACATCATGACAAGTGGCAGTGCCTAAAAATAACGGCCGAGATACCTGGGATTCTTAACAGAAGGGCCAGCAATCCCAGATCCCAGGGTAACCAGGGAATTTAAGAAGGAATCCCAGGACCCCAAGGTAGCCAGGGAATGTAGGAAGGAATCACAGGTGGCTTTTTCTAGAACATGCTACTGATTCTTTTTCCAGAGCCAGGAGGCGGGAGAGGCAGAGCGCTCTTGTTCTCACCCTCGCGTGAAACGCCCCTGCCATTCCCTGCTCCCTCAGCGTGGGAGTCCCCCAGACGCCAGGGTGTGGACATAACTGGGAATCACTTCTTCAGAAACACAACCGGCCCGTGTCAGCTGCACACGCAGCTCCTCAGCCCTCAGACACCCGCCTGCCCCAGGACCAAGATCCAGGAGCCCAAGGCAGTGGCCTCAGTGCCTGGACTTCAGCTGACGACTTTCTCACACACACCTCCTACCTACACAAGCGTTTCTAttcagctgcaaaaaaaaaaaaaaaaaaaaaaaaaaaaaaaaaaaatcctctcttttACTGCCCCCGCCTCGAGAAACCATTGGACGAAGACAATTCTGTGATTATGTCATCTTCACTGGGGATTTAAGGAAACCCAGAAGAATGGATCTGAGCCCCCAAACCTCCACCCTTCCCCTGCCTCCAGCCCCACTCATCTCCAGAACAACCCACAGAGTCCTCCCGATTAATGCAGTTCCAGAGGGATTTCCATGAGTGAGGCGCCTCCCTCCCATTACATAATAAATGGGATGTAAATTTGAGTTCCCTGGTTTTTACTGTTCACAGTATGGCCTCTGCGCCACGCCCTGGCACGCTGGTGTGGCTCCCACAGCTCTGGAAGACAGCGGGAGGAAGTCTCTGCAGTGTGGGGTCTCCATGAGGCTCCCAATCCTGCACACCTGCACCTGCTCTTGGTGTCTGGCCCACAGACTGTGTCCCACATCCTACGTGGCAACAAGCCCAGGACACACCTGCCCTCTCTGCATTTCCATGTAGTCTTTGCAGGTTTCCTCCACTACCTAGAATATCTCTGTCTGCCTGGCAATCTATTGTAAAAGACTCAGCATTGAAGTCCCCTCCTTGGACCTTTTCTGCAGAGAACCCTCTCAGCCCTTGGCTGCCAATGCAGTGTTGTTACATCATGCTGTGTGTGCCCGGAGTCCCTGGTGTGCACCTCAGCACGGGAACTCCTTGTTCGTGTTGCTGTCTCCGTAGGACACAATAATTTCCCCTAAAGCAGAGACAACATTGCATTTGTCTTTAAACCCTTGTGGCCGGCAGAGCAGGTGGATCGTGCACTGACTCTGTGACCATGGGATCAGCCAACAGGAGAACAAACTGGATTCCATGTCTCGCCTTTGCTTCCTCCAGGAAGGCAAGGGGCTGTGTAGCCCTGGGTTCTACAGTGAGTCATTCACTTTTCTAAGGTCTGCAAAAAGGAGAGGCCAGGGTCACCAGGTCTGAGTCAGAATTCTCAGCCTTCAACCCGATGCAAACGCATCAGTGTGGCCCGTCTCAGACTGAGAGGCACAAGAAAATCATGAATCAGGATGAGCAGGTGCACCAAATCACTCCTCCTAGAGACACAACACAGAAAATTAGAACTGCAatagcaggaagaaaaaaatacacattcctGAGGTGAAAAAACAAAGCCACAGAGACCAAAGTAATTTCTATAGTGCCCAATACATTTCAATTTCATCCTGCACTAATGTGTCCGTTCTTGGTAACTCAAATTAAAGTGGAAATGACTTATAGTATAACTCATGGAAACCAAGATCAATATTTCCTTCTAAGTATAATTAGACTGCAGCCCTCATTGTTGCCGGGAACTCCGAATCAAAGCCAGGCAAACACTGCTTGAGTTCCACAGTGTGGGATGTTTAGAGGGGGAATGGTGGGGGGTGTGGGATGTTTAGAGGGGAAATGGCGGGGGGCTCTGGGATGTTTAGAGGGGGAATGGTGGGGGGATCTGCGATGTTTAGAGGGGGAATGGTGGGGGGTGTGGGAAGTTTAGAGGGGGAATGGCGGTGGGTGTGGGATGTTAAGAGGGGGAATGGCGGGGGGTGTGGGATGTTTAGAGGGGAAATGGCGGGGGGGTCTGGGATGTTTAGAGGGGGAATGGCGGGGGGTCTGGGATGTTTAGAGGGGGAATGGCGGGGGGGGTCTGGGATGTTTAGAGGGGGAATGGCGGGGGGGTGTGGGATGTTTAGAGGGGGAATGGCAGGGGGGTCTGGGATGTTTAGAGGGGGAATGGCAGGGGAGTCTGGGATGTTTAGAGGGAGAATGGCAGGGGGTGTGGGATGTTTAGAGGGGGAATGGCGGAGGGTCTGGGATGTTTAGAGGGGGAATGGCGGGGGGTGTGGGATGTTTAGAGGGGGAATGGCAGGGGGTGTGGGATATTTAGAGGGGAAATGGCGGGGGTTCTGGGATGTTTAGAGGGGGAATGGCGGGGGGTGTGGGATGTTTAGAGGGGGAATGGCAGGGGTTCTGGGATGTTTAGAGGGGGAATGGCGAGGGGTGTGGGATGTTTAGAGGGGGAATGGCAGGGGGTGTGGGATGTTTAGAGGGGGAATGGCAGGGGGTGTGGGATGTTTAGAGGGGGAATGGCGGAGGGTCTGGGATGTTTAGAGGGGGAATGGCAGGGGGTGTGGGATGTTTAGAGGGGGAATGGCGGAGGGTCTGGGATGTTTAGAGGGGGAATGGCAGGGGGTGTGGGATGTTTAGAGGGGGAATGGCGGAGGGTCTGGGATGTTTAGAGGGGGAATGGCAGGGGGTCTGGGAAGTTTAGAGGGGGAATGGCAGGGGGTCTGGGATGTTTAGAGGGGGAATGGCAGGGGGTCTGGGATGTTTAGAGGGGGAATGGCGAAGGGGTCTTCATCTTTCCAGACAAATCTTGAGGAGTGTGTTGCAGCCAAAACTTCCTGAAAAGCCATCCGGCCCACCCTGCCCCTACTCTGGTGTGAGCCCAGACCACCCACGTACGGCCTCAGCGCTCCTGTTTCCTGCTCTGTGAAATCAGGCTTTGCAACAGCGAATCCTCGAGTCCCTTCTAACTTGAAGGCTCTGTGAATCTTCCGGTTCTTCCTGCATCGAGGGCAGTGATTCCCACCTATTTCCTGCCACCTTGCGACTGATCCGGGGTGCGAGGGAAAGGCCCCAGGAGGACCTGTCCAGTGTGGCTGAGTTCTTCCcctgtgctttattttttttattcctctAAATCAAAAATCTTATGCTGTTTTCTGAGTGCATCCCACCCTTCACAGATGCCTTTCCAAGGTGTCAAGTGTGCAGTCCCCGCCAACATCACCCGTGCTGTCACCACAAGAATCAACCAGGCCCCTGAGCACCAAGCTTGGGACCTGTTCCTCACTCCTCTTCCATGAAGCCCAGGATACACTAAGGACACAGTAAATCCACGTCCAGGACGCCTACTGAACACATTCTCGACCTCCGTAAACCCATGTCCAGGACACCTAGTGAACACACACTCAACCTTGGTAAACCGTGTCCAGGACACCTAGTGAACACAAACTGGACCTCCGTAAATCCATGTCCAGGACACCTAGTGAACACACACTCAACATCTGTAAATCCGTGTCCAGGACACCTAGTGAACGCAAACTGGACCTCTGTAAATCCGTGTCCAGGACACCTAGTGAACACACACTCAACATCTGTAAATCCGTGTCCAGGACACCTAGTGAACGCAAACTCAACCGCGGTAAACCGTGTCCAGGATGCCTAGTGAACGCAAACTGGACCTCCGTAAATCTGTGTCCAGGACACCTAGTGAACACACACTCAACATCTGTAAATCCGTGTCCAGGACACCTAGTGAACGCAAACTCAACCTTGGTAAACCGTGTCCAGGACACCCAGTGAACGCAAACTGGACCTTGGTGAATCATGTACAGGAAAATCTCATAAATTTGTGTCCCATGACGCCTACTAACTATGTACTCAGCCTCAGTAAATCCATGTCTATGACATGACCAGAAATTCTCCTAGGAGGTGGCTTCAGGCTGGCGCCCTCCCCAGTCACAGGACCTGCCACAAAGACCATGAGACCCTCAGCCCTGGGCAGGGCACTCTGGTCCCATTCTCCCGGGAACCCATGGCTGGCCAGCGTCCCTTCTACAGCACACACGTGCTTCCTTCTGCTGTGCTACGGAATTCGAGGGTGTCCCATGCCGTCTGATGGGCCTGGCCCTGCTCTGCCCCTTCAGGGGGCCTTGTGCATCTGTGTGCTGGtcgtttgtggtttttttttgtttgtttgtttttggtttttttttttttttttgcaatttagcTCTCTGAACTCTGAcctatttttctcattatatatTTCTTGAGAAATTTCTAACTATAATCTCCAGGAATGACCAAGAGCAATAATTCCCAATTTTAACCCCATACTCCAAATCTCCTTCTGCTCCATACATCCCGAGACCTCTGTCCCTCCCTGGTGTGTCTGGCTTTACACGTTTGTATGACAGCCGACAACATCCCCACACCCTACCCCACTGTGCTGGGCCCCACAATTCTCCTCTTAAGAACCGAATTCTTACCATTATGTCCAATctatgaggaaaccgaggcttggAGGCGTTAAGTGCCCTCTCTCGGTGAGGGACACACACGGAGGACTTTGAACTTTAAGGACCTCAAAATCGGCCACTTGATGAAAGCACATTCCTGATGTGAACAATTCCACCCTGAGACCTTTGGCGTGTGCCGCATATGCTCAGGTAGACCCAACAGCCTTGGGGACCAGAACGTTTTAAACGCACCCCTACAAAGTGCTACAATCACGGTAATTTTTAATCATTGAATCAACATGTTCAAGTAAGAAAACAGTCGCCACAGAAGCTTCAAGAAAATCCCCACAGGCTCATCACTGTCCTCCATCAACAGGAATCCCCTGTAATGGATCATGTTCTATAAACAGCGTTCTTACCTTTGTAGGAGTTTTCCTGAACACTCCCCATCTGACACATCATCACCAGCTTCACCTTCATGTAATTACAATCGATCAGTTTGCTCCGAAGTCTTTTACCATCCCGGCCACTGGGGCCCTCCCACGAGGCTCTCTCCCACATCGGCTCCTCCAGGCCTCCAGTCCCCGGCTCtgagctctttctctttctcggCGGGGG contains these protein-coding regions:
- the LOC134736497 gene encoding uncharacterized protein, which encodes MRTKSQVSAQQVLPSPSPRAHGQVSPQQALPSPSPHAHGQVSAQQVLPSPSPRAHGQVSPQQALPSPSPHAHGQVSAQQVLSSPSPRAHGQVSPQQALPSPSPHAHGQVSPQQALPSPSPRAHGQVSPQQVLSSPSPRAHSQVSPQQALP